One segment of Gemmatimonadota bacterium DNA contains the following:
- a CDS encoding peptidoglycan DD-metalloendopeptidase family protein — MIGVTHRGSERGIAIALAIVFAVAACGSDVVDPGPDDQNRAPTFSSSPPTVADHNREWSYVVAASDPDGDPVTLSAAGLPSWITFDGGQNRLSGLAGFNNLGDHAVTLRATDGQAETRQDFTLSVAPGEIDCTQSFGDPIESLYILPYLNGRSQLLQQGNCNTSGGHVNWFAYDLDTAIGDTLVASRGGEVVAVREQFADGTRICGEMQENLVFIRHDDGTIMAYIHLTTNGALVDVGDQVAQGEVIALSGDSGCSAGPHVHVALFAAQRTGFDRQWSLPLNFSNAVGNHDARGALIAGETYQAVGGS, encoded by the coding sequence TGCCGCCTGTGGATCGGACGTGGTCGACCCCGGACCTGACGACCAGAACAGGGCGCCAACCTTCTCATCCTCTCCGCCCACCGTCGCCGACCACAACCGGGAGTGGTCCTACGTCGTCGCCGCCTCGGATCCCGACGGAGACCCGGTCACGCTGTCGGCCGCCGGCCTTCCGTCGTGGATCACGTTCGACGGTGGTCAGAACCGGTTGAGCGGCCTGGCCGGCTTCAACAACCTCGGGGACCACGCGGTCACGCTGCGCGCCACCGACGGACAGGCCGAGACCCGGCAGGACTTCACGCTCAGCGTGGCGCCGGGCGAAATCGACTGCACGCAGTCGTTCGGAGACCCGATCGAGTCCTTGTACATCCTCCCGTACCTCAACGGGCGCAGCCAACTGCTGCAGCAGGGCAACTGCAACACTTCGGGCGGGCACGTGAACTGGTTCGCCTACGACCTCGACACGGCGATCGGAGACACCCTCGTCGCGTCGCGCGGGGGTGAGGTCGTCGCCGTGCGCGAGCAGTTCGCCGACGGCACCCGCATCTGCGGCGAGATGCAGGAGAACCTGGTCTTCATCCGGCACGACGACGGCACCATCATGGCGTACATCCACCTGACCACGAACGGCGCCCTCGTGGATGTCGGCGATCAGGTGGCTCAGGGCGAAGTCATCGCGCTCAGCGGCGACAGCGGCTGCTCCGCTGGGCCGCACGTGCACGTGGCGCTCTTCGCCGCGCAGCGTACCGGCTTCGACCGCCAGTGGTCGCTGCCCTTGAACTTCAGCAACGCGGTGGGCAACCACGACGCGCGCGGGGCGCTCATCGCGGGGGAGACGTACCAGGCGGTGGGCGGGAGTTAG
- a CDS encoding cupin domain-containing protein encodes MSKILARGALALSLCLLASPAAAQDAPAVFDAVFPEGRLTAALDSLMDAVELAPDENIRVVDLGRGEMSSHHLVFIRGDETPHTHDDRDLFAIVLRGSGAMLQGEDERPVGEGSIVFVPRGTVHAFLNRGDEPAVAFVIFGAAPEQG; translated from the coding sequence ATGTCCAAGATCCTGGCCCGCGGCGCGCTCGCGCTGTCCCTGTGCCTTCTCGCGTCGCCCGCGGCGGCGCAGGATGCCCCTGCCGTCTTCGATGCCGTATTCCCCGAGGGCCGACTGACCGCCGCGCTCGACAGCCTCATGGACGCCGTCGAGCTCGCCCCGGACGAGAACATCCGCGTGGTCGATCTGGGCCGGGGCGAGATGTCGAGCCACCACCTCGTCTTCATCCGCGGCGATGAGACGCCGCACACCCACGACGACCGTGACCTGTTCGCCATCGTCCTGCGCGGCTCCGGCGCCATGCTGCAAGGGGAGGACGAGCGCCCCGTCGGCGAGGGGTCGATCGTGTTCGTCCCGCGTGGGACCGTGCACGCCTTCCTCAACCGCGGCGACGAGCCGGCGGTGGCGTTCGTCATCTTCGGGGCCGCGCCCGAACAGGGATAG
- a CDS encoding GNAT family N-acetyltransferase, which translates to MIRPRTEADDDAIVEVWTAASLIATPFLSPQFMADEAERIRTMWLPKAETWVYEVEGAVGGFMSLIGNEVGAIFVHPDRQGLGIGRALMDHAVELRGSLVLDVFQDNAIGRRFYDRYGFRFDREHVHEETGRTQLRLTYEPGD; encoded by the coding sequence ATGATCCGACCCCGTACCGAAGCGGACGACGACGCGATCGTCGAGGTCTGGACCGCCGCCAGCCTGATCGCGACGCCCTTCCTGTCCCCGCAGTTCATGGCGGACGAAGCGGAGCGGATACGGACGATGTGGCTGCCCAAGGCCGAAACATGGGTCTACGAGGTCGAGGGGGCGGTGGGCGGTTTCATGTCGCTGATCGGCAACGAGGTCGGCGCGATCTTCGTCCACCCCGACCGCCAGGGCCTCGGCATCGGCCGGGCGCTGATGGACCACGCCGTGGAGCTACGCGGCTCGCTCGTTCTGGACGTCTTCCAGGACAACGCCATCGGCCGGCGCTTCTACGACCGCTACGGATTCAGATTCGACCGCGAGCACGTGCACGAGGAGACCGGGCGGACGCAGCTGCGGCTGACGTACGAGCCGGGCGACTGA